The Natrinema pellirubrum DSM 15624 region TTGCCGGCGATGCCGTGCCAGGCGAAGACCGTCCCGCGGTCCTCGACGCCGGTACTGATGAGCGCCAGCCCCGCGGGGTGGTAGACGCTCGCGGTGACGCCCCAACAGACCAGCGCGGCGGCGATGCCGTAGATCGAGGTCGCGAGCGAGAGTCCCACGAAGGAGACGCTCATCCCGACGAGGCAGGCCAGAACGAGCCGCTTCGGCCCGTAGCGATCGGCGAGCAGGCCGGCGGGCAACGCGCCGATCCCGAACAGCGCGTAGCCGGCCGCGACCGCGATTCCGGCGACCGCGATGGAGATGTCGAACGCCTCGAGCCAGACGACCAGAAAGATCGGGATCGCCAGTTCGAACCAGTGGACGGTCGCGTGGGCGAGCATGGCGAAGGCCGCGATCGAGCGGTCGTTATCGTTGAGCGTCATATCGTCGAAGGGTCGATACCGGTCGGTTCGTGCCCGGCTACTTCAGAACTTGGAAACGAACGGTGAGCGGTTCGTCCGGTGACGGGACGGCAAGCGTCAGCCCGGCTACGGTGTGGCTTCCGCCGAGGCGTCCGCGAGGTCCGCGAGGATCTCTTCGGCGTGGCCCTCGGGGGTCACGTCCTCGTAGACCGCTTCGATGCGGCCGTCGGGACCGACGACGTACGTGTTGCGGAAGACGCCGTCGAAGGTGTTCCCGAACATCTGTTTCTCGCCGTAGGAGTCGTACAGCGTCGCGACTTCGCCGAACTCGTCCGACAGGAGGTCGAACCCGAAGTCGTACTCGTCGGCGAACGACTCGAGGTCGTCGACGGGGTCGTCGCTGATACCGACGACGCCGACGTCGCGGTCCTCGAAGCGCGCGAGCGCCTCGTCGAACCCGCGGGCCTCGAGCGTACAGCCCTCGGTGTTGGCGCGGGGATAGAAGTAGACGACGAGCCGCTGGCCGTCGAAATCGGACCGCGAGACGGTCTCGCCGTACTGATTTAGCAATTCGAACTCCGGTGCGTCGTCGCCGACGTCGAGCATGGGTTCGAGTTAGCGGGGGTTACTGTAGGTGTTACGGTTTCACACGATCAGTGCCATGCCGGCCGATCGGTCCGTGACGGTCAGCAAGGGATGGAAAGTCAGGCGAGCGAAAAACGGCCGGGTAGGGATGGTCACTCGAGGCGTTCGGCCGCGCCGCGATCGACGAACGGGGCGGCGTTCTGTTCCGGGAGTTCAACCACGTCGTCGCTGCTCAGCGTGTACTCACGACCGTCGACGCCGTAGATCGACCCGATGTCGTCGGTGATCCGGACGGTCGTCCGGTCCACGTCGCCGGCCGTCGCGCGCTCGTCGGCCGTGTCAGGATCGGCGGCCGCCCCGTCCGCGCCGTCGCTCGAGGGCGACGGGTCGGGTTCGGGAGCGACTTCCGAACCGGGCTCGCCGGACGGCTCCGGGGGAGTTTCCGGGTCCGCAGAGCCGCCCGCATCGACAGGGTCGTCGGCCGCTGGTCCGTCGCCGCCCATGACGTCCGCGGGGGAGACGCCGCTCGAGTCGCCGTCGTCCGGACCGGACCCGATTCCGGCAGGCGGCTCCTCGGGCGGTGCCGGCGGGGCGTCGTCGGGCTCGGGTGCCGGATCGCTCGAGGGTGAACCGGGGTGTCCCGGATCCGCGTCGTTCGGGGCAGGTGTGTCGTTCGACGGGACGGCGTCGCCGCCACCGGTCGATCCCTCGACGCCCTCGAGAACGTCGAGGACGCGAGTCTTGTTCGATCCGATGCGGTCGACGAGGTCGTCGAACAGGTCGGCCTCCTCGGCGGTCAGCCCCTCGTCGTCGGCGGGCATTCCGGCGGCGGCGAGGCTGGCCTGCTTGACGAGTTTGCCCATTCGGCGCTCGTAGATCGCTTCGACCACGTCCTTGGCGGTCTCGATCTCGTCGGTCAGTCGGCCGACCTCGGGCGAGGAGAAGGGATCCTCGGACGCCTCGGCGACCCGGTCGCGTTCGGCCTCCAGATCGGCGATGTACTCCCCGACCTCCTGGTAGAACGAGGGGCGCAGGTTCTGGAGGCTGTCCTTCTGGCGCTCCTTGCTCTGGACCGAGCGCAGTTCGTCCAAGTTCATTCTTTCTCCTTCTCGGCGCGGCCGCGTGCCATCAGGAACACGGCGACGTACTCGGGTAGTGACTGGTCACCCTCCGCGACCGTAAAGCTATCTCCTCCGAGTTCGACCTCGCCGCCGTCGGTGACGTCGACGGTGATCTCGTGGTTCTCGAAGGTCTCGGGAACGGCGTCGACGAGGGGATCGAAGTCCGCGATCTCGTCGCGCTCGAGCCGGACGGTCTTCAGGCCACTGCCGCCGTGGAGGCTGCCCGGCAGGCGGATCAGCCGGTTCGTGTCCGTCGTGACGGGTTCGTCGATGGGCGCGTTGTCCCGCTCGACGGCCTCGTTCGCGAACCGTTCGGCCAACTGCGCGATCGCGGTGTGGACGGTCACGTTGCCCGCCTCGAGTCCCTCGCGGTTGTTGCGGGCCGCGTTCAGCGTGGCTTGGGCTTTCCCCTCGCCGATCCCGTCGAACGACTGCAGCCGGTCGAGGGCAGCCTCCTCCTCGAGTTCGAGCAGTTCGTCGACGAAGCTCATGAAGTGATCGTGGATTCGTGCGCCCCAGCCACCCTCGATCTGGAGAGTGCGTCGCTCTGTCGGCGTCTTGCGCCCCAGCCCCGCGACGGTCTCGGTCTCGATCAGTTCGTCGAACTCCAGCCCGATCCCCCGGACGTAGTCGACGATCTCGCGGCGGTGTTCCCGATCGAGGCCAAGGACGTTCTCGTCGCGGACGTGGACGTGATATCCCCGGCCGCCGGAAAAGACGATCTCGAGGTCCTCGAAGGCGAAGTCGGTCTCGAGGAAATCGAGCAGCCGAAGCAGGGCGTCTTTGCATTTGGCGAGCATCTCGGCGTAGCTGTCCTCGCCCAGCGTCACGCTGGGCAGGTGGTCGGCGTCGAGGTCGAAGACGAGGTCGGCCGACTGCCAGTCTTTCTCGTGCATCGAACTCGCGCCGGGATCGCGAAAGCGCCCCGCCGAGAAGTAGACGTGGCGCGGGCGCTTCCGGACCAGAAACTCGGAGAGATCCCCCAGCTCGAGCAGCGAACGGTGGCGGACCATCGTCGTGTCGGGGCCCTCCGTCCACGGGATGAAGCCCCACTCGCGTTCGTTGGCC contains the following coding sequences:
- the priS gene encoding DNA primase small subunit PriS, with product MEERTRAYLRGRFRDHYRRTEITPPPAANEREWGFIPWTEGPDTTMVRHRSLLELGDLSEFLVRKRPRHVYFSAGRFRDPGASSMHEKDWQSADLVFDLDADHLPSVTLGEDSYAEMLAKCKDALLRLLDFLETDFAFEDLEIVFSGGRGYHVHVRDENVLGLDREHRREIVDYVRGIGLEFDELIETETVAGLGRKTPTERRTLQIEGGWGARIHDHFMSFVDELLELEEEAALDRLQSFDGIGEGKAQATLNAARNNREGLEAGNVTVHTAIAQLAERFANEAVERDNAPIDEPVTTDTNRLIRLPGSLHGGSGLKTVRLERDEIADFDPLVDAVPETFENHEITVDVTDGGEVELGGDSFTVAEGDQSLPEYVAVFLMARGRAEKEKE
- a CDS encoding peroxiredoxin: MLDVGDDAPEFELLNQYGETVSRSDFDGQRLVVYFYPRANTEGCTLEARGFDEALARFEDRDVGVVGISDDPVDDLESFADEYDFGFDLLSDEFGEVATLYDSYGEKQMFGNTFDGVFRNTYVVGPDGRIEAVYEDVTPEGHAEEILADLADASAEATP